The following proteins are encoded in a genomic region of Acidobacteriota bacterium:
- the dxs gene encoding 1-deoxy-D-xylulose-5-phosphate synthase, producing the protein MSHHLSPELTPEMLKGLSLEQLTELAQEIRDAICNQVSRSGGHLAPNLGVVELTLALHYVFDFSHDRLLFDVGHQCYAHKLVTGRVELLDRLRQRDGMAGFPEPRESDFDLFSVGHAGTGVSTALGMARGDQINGEVDRKSVVLVGDSSIVNGVAMEGLNNAGTLKRQFLVVLNDNGMSIGKPQGALASHFDRIRVDHRFTTLKERARQVLKKLPAGHSVEEIYHRLGEVTKAALDHTHIFDHFGLVCVGPIDGHDLSGMIDMLREVKEIDRPVLLHVKTVKGKGFDFSSEDPTTFHSPKPFTRSGCRVELKSSGRSFTTAYADRLIELMERDEKVVAVTSGMPDGTGLNHVIPRFPDRAWDVGISEEHAIDMCAGMAKTGLKPFVTIYSTFMQRGFDQVFQEVALQGLPVRLCMDRAGLVGGDGAVHHGFLDVAFLRSFPNMVLTAAMDEPTLTAAMEFLRGHDSGPSALRYPRDNVASSPHQASVSPFELGKAQLLEAGDDVAILAYGFPANDALAARETLAREGISAAVYDARFAKPLDVALIRALVESETPILTVEDHAVTGGFGAAVLEECNRHGLSADRIHRCGLPDEFIYQGSRSEQLAEAGIDADGIAIGVRRLLDGRQKEQTSGSFAGLKRSLGFGAR; encoded by the coding sequence ATGAGCCACCATCTTTCCCCAGAGTTGACGCCCGAGATGCTCAAGGGGCTCTCCCTCGAGCAACTCACCGAACTAGCCCAGGAGATTCGGGACGCCATCTGCAATCAGGTCTCCCGGAGTGGCGGCCACCTGGCGCCCAACCTGGGGGTCGTCGAACTGACCCTGGCCCTGCACTACGTCTTCGATTTCTCCCATGACCGACTTCTGTTCGACGTCGGCCATCAGTGCTACGCCCACAAGCTTGTGACCGGGCGCGTCGAGCTTCTGGATCGATTGCGACAGAGAGATGGGATGGCGGGTTTCCCCGAACCCCGCGAGAGCGATTTCGATCTCTTCAGCGTCGGCCATGCGGGAACCGGTGTCTCGACCGCGCTCGGTATGGCCCGCGGCGATCAGATCAACGGCGAGGTCGATCGGAAGAGTGTGGTCCTCGTCGGAGATTCCTCCATCGTCAATGGCGTTGCGATGGAGGGACTGAACAACGCCGGGACCCTGAAGCGACAGTTCCTGGTGGTCCTCAACGACAACGGCATGTCAATCGGCAAACCACAGGGTGCACTTGCCAGCCACTTCGATCGAATCCGTGTCGATCATCGATTCACGACCCTCAAGGAGCGGGCCCGTCAGGTGCTGAAGAAGCTGCCGGCCGGTCACAGTGTCGAGGAGATCTACCATCGGCTGGGCGAGGTCACCAAGGCCGCCCTCGATCACACGCACATCTTCGATCACTTTGGATTGGTTTGCGTCGGACCCATCGATGGCCACGACCTGTCGGGGATGATCGACATGCTCCGTGAGGTCAAGGAGATCGACCGACCCGTCTTACTTCACGTCAAGACGGTCAAGGGCAAAGGCTTCGATTTCAGCTCCGAGGATCCGACCACGTTCCACTCGCCGAAACCGTTCACCCGCAGTGGATGCCGCGTAGAGCTGAAGTCCAGCGGTCGTTCGTTCACAACGGCCTACGCCGACAGACTGATCGAACTGATGGAACGCGACGAGAAGGTGGTCGCCGTCACGTCCGGGATGCCCGACGGAACGGGACTGAATCACGTCATCCCCCGCTTCCCCGACCGAGCCTGGGACGTCGGCATCTCCGAGGAACACGCCATCGACATGTGCGCGGGGATGGCCAAGACCGGCCTGAAGCCGTTCGTCACGATCTATTCGACCTTCATGCAGCGCGGCTTCGACCAGGTCTTTCAGGAGGTGGCCCTCCAGGGCTTGCCGGTTCGGCTCTGCATGGATCGCGCGGGGCTGGTCGGCGGCGATGGTGCCGTCCATCACGGATTCCTGGACGTGGCGTTCCTTCGCAGCTTCCCGAATATGGTTCTGACCGCTGCGATGGACGAACCGACATTGACGGCTGCCATGGAGTTTCTGCGGGGACACGATAGTGGCCCGTCGGCACTGCGCTACCCCCGCGACAACGTGGCTTCGTCGCCCCACCAGGCCTCGGTCTCTCCGTTCGAGCTGGGGAAGGCCCAACTTCTGGAGGCCGGCGACGACGTCGCGATCCTGGCCTATGGATTCCCCGCCAACGATGCTCTCGCAGCCCGCGAGACGCTGGCGCGAGAAGGGATCTCTGCGGCGGTCTATGACGCACGCTTTGCCAAACCCCTCGACGTCGCGCTGATCCGCGCCCTGGTCGAATCGGAAACGCCCATCCTCACGGTGGAGGATCATGCCGTGACCGGTGGCTTCGGTGCTGCGGTTCTCGAGGAATGTAACCGCCACGGATTGTCGGCGGACCGCATCCATCGATGCGGACTCCCCGATGAGTTCATCTATCAGGGTTCACGGTCCGAGCAGCTGGCCGAAGCCGGCATCGACGCCGACGGCATCGCAATCGGGGTCCGACGACTCCTGGACGGTCGTCAGAAGGAGCAGACCTCCGGTTCGTTTGCCGGCCTCAAGCGCTCGCTTGGTTTCGGAGCCCGCTAG